GGGGAGATTACATTTCTTATGAATGCTGTACTCGTCGCAGTAGCAGTTATGCTATTGCTTAGTTTGTTACGTGTCCAGGTCATTGTCGCCATCATTGTTGGAGCTTTAACAGGCGGAATTATCGGCGGACTCGGTATTTCAGAAACGATTAACACTTTTACAACTGGTCTTGGAAACAGCGCTCCAATCGCTTTAAGTTATGCAATGCTCGGCGGTTTCGCTATTTCACTTTCCAAAACAGGACTTCCAGATGCCATGATTCAAACTGCATTAAAATGGATTGGCAATGAACAAGACACGAAAAAACAAGTTTATTCTAAAATACTTATTCTATTCATCATTTTAACAATGGCTTGTTTCTCACAAAATGTGATTCCTGTCCATATCGCTTTCATCCCCATCCTAATTCCAGCACTTTTAAAAGTATTAAATGAGCTGAAAGTGGATCGCAGACTTGTTACATGTATTATTACATTCGGATTGATTACTCCTTATATGTGGATTCCAGCAGGGTTCGGAAAAATTTATCATGATGTATTGCAAACAAATGCTGCGCAAAGCGGTCTTACATTTGATGTCGCGCTTATTCCAAAAGCAATGACTATTCCAGCAATCGGTATGATTATCGGATTATGTGTAGCGGTTTTCATTACATACCGAAAGCCTCGTACGTATGAAACAGAACAAATTCATACTACCGCAAATGAAATCGTTCCCTATACAAAGCGTAGCATTACTTTCGGGTTGTTATCTATCATTGCCACATTAACTGTTCAATTAGCAACAGAATCCATGATTTTCGGTGCTTTAGCGGGGATTATCGTCTTATCAGTAAGTGGTAGTCTACCTCTTAAAGAAGCAGATGCAATATTAACAAGCGGAATGCGCATGATGTCCTTTATCGGTTTTGTTATGATCGCAGCCGCTGGGTTTGGCGCTGTTCTTCGAAAAACAGGACATGTTGAATCTCTTGTGCAAACAAGTGCACATATAATTGGAAATAATAAACCACTCGCAGCCTTTCTTATGCTTGTGATTGGACTTCTTGTTACGATGGGAATTGGTTCATCTTTTTCAACCATCCCTATTTTAACAACAATTTTTGTACCTCTTTGCATGCAGCTTGGATTTAGTCCAATGGCCACCATTGCAATCATCGGTACAGCCGGAGCGCTAGGCGATGCAGGATCTCCAGCATCAGATAGTACACTTGGACCAACATCCGGTTTAAATGCTGATGGTCAACATCATCATATATGGGATACATGTGTACCAACTTTTCTGCATTATAATATACCGTTACTTATATTCGGCTTTATTGCCGCCATTACATTATAAAAGGTGCGTTTTATACGCACCTTTTACTTTTTTATTTTTCCTTTTAATTGTTGCATCGCTATTTTCCCATTTTCTTCGATACAACTTTCCATTTGCATAAATGACGGGCATGTCCATTCACTGTCTATACTCCCGTTCAGTCCAATAATTCTCAATTTATCCGGTATACGGATATTTAAGTTTTTTGCTGCTCGAATTAACTCAAAAGTAATCTTATCACTTGAAGTTACAATTCCATCTATATACGGATAAGTTTGCAATAATGTAATAAACTGTTTATTCGTATACCCTTGTACACATACTTCTCGATAAGAGATTCCTTCCTCCCAAACAGCGTCTAAAAATCCTGATATGTACTCTTCCATTTCTTCACTATCTTCGCCCTCACCGAAATAAGCAAGAAAGTGACAGCCTTTTTCTTTTAATAAAGAGACCGCTATTTGGCCACTTTCATAATAATTTGCATGGGATTTTTTTTCATCAATCACAACAAACGGAAATGGGATTTCTCCTATACTTTTAAAAACGGATCTTGTCAAAATAACACCTGCAACGTTATTTTCCTTCAACATATGTATGTATCTATCTTTATTCTCTATATTACAAACAATAGTTTGATATCCTTCTTTATACGCTATTTCCTCCATACAATGTAGCAAAGTGATGTTTGATGGGTCATATAGATTATCTACAAGTAATGCAATTATCGTTGAATTCTCTTTAAA
This Bacillus paramycoides DNA region includes the following protein-coding sequences:
- a CDS encoding LacI family DNA-binding transcriptional regulator, giving the protein MATIRDVAKLAGVSVATVSRVMNEKGYVHEDTVKQVKEAIEELRYRPNSAAKPLFKENSTIIALLVDNLYDPSNITLLHCMEEIAYKEGYQTIVCNIENKDRYIHMLKENNVAGVILTRSVFKSIGEIPFPFVVIDEKKSHANYYESGQIAVSLLKEKGCHFLAYFGEGEDSEEMEEYISGFLDAVWEEGISYREVCVQGYTNKQFITLLQTYPYIDGIVTSSDKITFELIRAAKNLNIRIPDKLRIIGLNGSIDSEWTCPSFMQMESCIEENGKIAMQQLKGKIKK
- a CDS encoding Na+/H+ antiporter family protein, translated to MNAVLVAVAVMLLLSLLRVQVIVAIIVGALTGGIIGGLGISETINTFTTGLGNSAPIALSYAMLGGFAISLSKTGLPDAMIQTALKWIGNEQDTKKQVYSKILILFIILTMACFSQNVIPVHIAFIPILIPALLKVLNELKVDRRLVTCIITFGLITPYMWIPAGFGKIYHDVLQTNAAQSGLTFDVALIPKAMTIPAIGMIIGLCVAVFITYRKPRTYETEQIHTTANEIVPYTKRSITFGLLSIIATLTVQLATESMIFGALAGIIVLSVSGSLPLKEADAILTSGMRMMSFIGFVMIAAAGFGAVLRKTGHVESLVQTSAHIIGNNKPLAAFLMLVIGLLVTMGIGSSFSTIPILTTIFVPLCMQLGFSPMATIAIIGTAGALGDAGSPASDSTLGPTSGLNADGQHHHIWDTCVPTFLHYNIPLLIFGFIAAITL